The proteins below are encoded in one region of Mycolicibacterium neworleansense:
- the phoU gene encoding phosphate signaling complex protein PhoU has protein sequence MRTQYHEQLHSLTDQLGQMCELAGTAMELATQALLQADLALAEQVISDHDQMTALSTQAEESAFVLLALQAPVAGDLRSVVGSIQIVADVDRMGALALHVAKIARRRHPQHALPEEVNGYFAEMGRVAVELGHAAREVLLTQDPEKAARIQEEDDAMDDLHRHLFSVLMDREWKHGVTAAVDVTLLSRFYERFADHAVEVARRVIFQVTGSYPADGDSVSSKQ, from the coding sequence ATGCGTACCCAATACCATGAACAGTTGCATTCACTGACGGACCAGCTCGGACAGATGTGCGAGCTGGCGGGTACCGCAATGGAGCTGGCCACCCAGGCACTCCTGCAGGCCGATCTCGCGCTGGCCGAGCAGGTCATCAGCGATCACGACCAGATGACCGCGCTGAGCACTCAGGCCGAGGAGTCTGCGTTCGTCTTGCTCGCGTTGCAGGCGCCCGTGGCCGGTGATCTGCGCTCGGTGGTGGGTTCCATCCAGATCGTCGCCGATGTGGACCGGATGGGCGCCCTGGCACTGCACGTGGCCAAGATCGCCCGCCGTCGCCACCCCCAGCACGCGCTGCCGGAGGAGGTCAACGGCTACTTCGCCGAGATGGGCCGTGTCGCGGTCGAATTGGGGCACGCCGCGCGTGAGGTGCTGCTCACGCAGGATCCGGAGAAGGCCGCGCGGATCCAGGAGGAAGACGATGCGATGGATGACCTGCATCGCCACCTGTTCTCGGTGTTGATGGACCGGGAGTGGAAGCACGGCGTGACCGCCGCCGTCGACGTGACGTTGCTGAGCCGCTTCTACGAGCGTTTCGCCGACCATGCCGTCGAGGTGGCGCGGCGGGTGATCTTCCAGGTCACCGGCTCCTACCCGGCGGACGGGGATTCGGTTTCCTCCAAGCAGTGA
- a CDS encoding MarR family winged helix-turn-helix transcriptional regulator, with protein sequence MKTKLELIEAIAGLMTTVSDRLGNDGDGDAERDFMAARCPQRLRQVVRTLPTSSLHLLAELAEGPVSVVGLAARSGRLKGTVSKHVQRLVEAGLVARTPVPGNRKEIELGLTGDGELVADVHRQLHEEMDRGTRDFLLRYTGADLQVLVKVLEDLAGAHKDGVRLVPPADRP encoded by the coding sequence GTGAAAACCAAACTCGAGCTGATCGAGGCCATCGCCGGGCTCATGACCACGGTGTCGGATCGGCTCGGGAACGACGGGGACGGCGACGCCGAACGCGATTTCATGGCTGCCAGATGCCCGCAGCGCCTGCGGCAGGTGGTGCGGACGCTGCCGACGTCGTCCCTGCACCTGCTGGCCGAGCTCGCCGAAGGTCCGGTCAGCGTCGTCGGGCTGGCGGCCCGCTCGGGCCGGCTCAAGGGCACGGTGTCCAAACATGTACAGCGGTTGGTCGAGGCCGGCCTGGTGGCCCGCACCCCGGTGCCCGGTAACCGCAAGGAGATCGAGCTCGGCCTGACCGGTGACGGAGAACTCGTCGCCGACGTGCACCGGCAGCTGCACGAGGAGATGGATCGTGGCACCCGCGATTTCCTGCTGCGCTACACCGGCGCGGACCTGCAGGTGCTGGTCAAGGTGCTCGAGGACCTGGCCGGGGCGCACAAGGACGGGGTCCGTCTGGTGCCGCCCGCCGACCGGCCCTGA